Proteins encoded by one window of Mustela erminea isolate mMusErm1 chromosome 7, mMusErm1.Pri, whole genome shotgun sequence:
- the TDRD15 gene encoding tudor domain-containing protein 15: protein MDSTPLLPTSLNMNLTISHVECLPKDILVKFQGRNHIECEFDYHILQREMQHIPKVKNNVDIDEFCLVEERVSGEWQRGRVMEKKNELYTVFLIDHGEELRVDGTQVASACGNLFELPPRVIVGIFANILPNGERWPPKALNYFRSLVGLQVKGCVQAVLPLQTILLEVPKIISQVLELQLGRLIDGDSFRLIVEMLKEFSQEMPDLIKHKRPDLSLSNNDASLDIQHILANLQPSLPVGRVESIKVSSALSPSKFYCQLIKWIPELENLTVCMTLHYDTVSQESSPTCDNFGLLCVAKRRNGQWHRGILQQLLPNNQVKIWFMDYGSSEAIPSIHVKKLKQDFILVPLFSFPCSLTYLHSPDRDARKSQLTVFKQALLGQIVYAHIDCFNKDEHLYYVTLQTQESTINSKCLLKTVGTQVLCPVSESKISNMFKEASASDVNSVVDSFTGNTEPSISSSNKNTLKISFPIKTVNMEIETAYIAFVAYVLNPSNFWVRTNEHQNELQDLMKNINKSYDSCENDELILRNPEPGLFCCARYSRDRHFYRAVITEINGYKINVYFLDYGNTDSIPFFDVKILLPEFCELPALAMCCSLAHIFPVEDLWVKAAIDYFKKIVLNKAILLQVTAKKDDKYIVNIQSMEASENNDVVSLMLQAGYAEYWEVEPEYCPKSESEYSVLNLEPKSKVKVLSALLERAKPKKYHSNKLKERTLSLLKSPAVNFSDLKNPFTLSVGPELLRPYKEYMFKPGTVLEVKCSSYYGPGDFSCQLQCKLEDLKLLMEQIQNYYSDHSDPYQIGQIACVAKYSKDGKWYRAAILTQVSRKEFDVVFVDYGYQERVLVKDICAINPRFLFLEGQAFRCSLNHLVEPISCKFSWTREACRDFGNFISSSRGLLTCVIYALVLIYPNCLCNLVDLQSPLTSAKEFLINHGSAQYNTLSRPFPSSVSLYSYYYSSFNIKIGSEEEIYISHIYSPKKFYCQLSRNNKDLEMIETKITEISNLKNYPKYDPSKMRLCLSKYVEDGLSYRALATPTDSLTDFLVYFVDFGNKQLVEESTLRAISDQFPELLFTPMQAIKCFLSDFRDVDIPVEICSWFEDNFLGKPLRAIILTRESDGQLGVELYDGCQHINQEIKMLLHAYGKKLCDQAHYVEKGPKISENKRLAVSLKGKIEKNYHHNVINKTKLVTYSESKIDQLTNPGSTYAKLLKPSVCYKIEPASKNKVKSLSDGLKNKGVKSISGFDENDVGCKSTRVISQSFIQELNQAASQNLSTLTRPQIKDLPQPQIYLNAKVKGYVSNISNPASFHIQLAENENAILRLADALNEKRLNIVKERKSTKPMVGDLVVAEYSGDHAIYRAVIKKILPGNSFEVEFIDYGNTAVISTSKIYEFQREFLTVPQLGIHSFLSGVKWHEPDEIWDSKTVDYFMSRVSNKTVSCEFLKQHEQKWEVNIICDGTCVINELMKWTACSKLQKTVLQLPTAVSQKVSSGEENKRKKGKSKECEGSGTLQPSCQRLVKIPFEELRPGQLEKSEILYVSKSGTFYVKLSKNKKILSDLTVFINKEVKNPSLSVENIEKGLECLAKSKKTLKWYRSEVAKKCVDKVLVFLVDRGRYEIVPLGNIRLLSKEIRNIPRQVVPCKWIWFENFRNRSFESIVSLFAHLEISILFLKYLNSVWKVDILVDGLLLLEYLNTVHAENKLKSSEAIFNVTPVSSCTMRSYTWAQLQNGKRYSGIATAVCDPSDFCVQLEDFFDTMKSLFVLLSDLPENLQTVPQECITPGASCLFKYDLEDQWNRVEISEVSSQSLLLVLIDYGFSVCIPYSDTKNLKVVPVELLDIPRLSYPCILYGILPAKEQHWDEDVKSFFQNFLSKPGLVFQFRKHNFETKLKVDVLHEKNNLADLLVASGLAVYSEDSDPLNDGGTTTGPTKVQYQLQSKPVLPLLDENCYKRENTSCTCTEKQKLKEKTVKRKEVCKNLLRKSRISKRLYSKNVALRKKADFGKHNPQSTAMFDTCSAASFWELPNGLKTNTNCIENIFEKVPTEETQEKNTVDLRIAVKALHANEKIVSEDYLNVQGDESSDPLCISLATNYI, encoded by the coding sequence ATGGATTCTACACCTTTGTTACCGACGTCTTTAAACATGAATCTGACAATATCACATGTAGAATGTCTTCCCAAGGACATTCTGGTGAAATTTCAAGGCAGAAATCATATCGAATGTGAGTTTGACTACCACATATTACAGAGAGAAATGCAGCATattccaaaagtaaaaaataatgtgGACATTGATGAATTTTGTTTGGTTGAAGAAAGAGTATCTGGAGAATGGCAGAGAGGAAGagtcatggaaaagaaaaatgaactctaTACAGTATTCCTCATAGATCATGGAGAAGAACTAAGAGTTGATGGTACACAGGTTGCTTCAGCCTGTGGCAACTTATTTGAGCTACCACCAAGGGTAATAGTTGGTATTTTCGCCAACATACTACCAAATGGGGAAAGATGGCCTCCTAAGGCTTTGAATTATTTCAGGTCATTAGTAGGACTACAAGTGAAAGGTTGTGTACAAGCTGTTTTGCCTCTTCAAACGATTCTTCTTGAAGTGCCAAAAATTATATCCCAGGTTCTTGAATTACAATTAGGCAGACTTATTGATGGGGATTCATTTCGCCTTATTGtggaaatgttaaaagaattctCACAGGAAATGCCagatttaataaaacataaaagaccTGACTTATCATTAAGTAATAATGATGCTTCACTTGATATTCAACACATTCTGGCTAATTTGCAGCCATCTTTGCCAGTAGGCAGGGTTGAAAGTATAAAGGTGTCCTCTGCATTGAGCCCAAGTAAATTTTATTGTCAACTAATTAAATGGATTCCAGAGTTAGAAAACTTAACAGTGTGTATGACTTTGCATTATGATACTGTCAGTCAAGAAAGTAGTCCCACATGTGATAACTTTGGACTACTTTGTGTTGCCAAAAGGAGAAATGGACAGTGGCATAGAGGAATTCTTCAGCAACTCTTGCCCAATAATCAAGTGAAAATTTGGTTCATGGATTATGGCAGTAGTGAGGCTATACCCTCAATCCATGTGAAGAAACTTaaacaggattttattttagTACCGTTGTTTTCGTTTCCATGTTCTCTGACCTATTTACACAGTCCAGATAGAGATGCCAGAAAATCTCAACTGACTGTTTTTAAACAAGCTTTGTTAGGACAAATAGTATATGCACACATTGATTGTTTCAATAAGGATGAACATTTGTATTATGTAACACTACAAACTCAGGAGTCTACAATTAATTCTAAGTGTCTGCTGAAGACCGTAGGCACACAAGTACTCTGTCCAGTGTCTGAATCAAAGATCTCTAATATGTTTAAGGAGGCTAGTGCTTCTGATGTAAACAGTGTGGTTGACTCTTTTACTGGAAATACAGAACCATCAATAAGCTCTTCaaataaaaacactttgaaaataagttttcctATTAAAACTGTAAATATGGAGATAGAGACTGCCTATATAGCTTTTGTAGCCTATGTATTAAACCCATCAAATTTCTGGGTACGCACTAATGAACATCAGAATGAACTTCAAGatctaatgaaaaatataaacaaatcttaTGATTCGTGTGAAAATGATGAACTGATTCTAAGAAATCCAGAACCTGGATTATTTTGTTGTGCTAGATACAGCAGAGACCGACATTTTTATAGAGCTGTCATCACTGAAATTAATGGTTACAagattaatgtttattttttagattatggAAATACTGATTCCATACCATTTTTTGATGTAAAAATTTTGCTTCCAGAGTTTTGTGAGTTGCCTGCCTTAGCTATGTGCTGTTCACTTGCACATATATTTCCTGTTGAAGACTTATGGGTGAAGGCAGCaattgactattttaaaaaaatagtcttgaACAAAGCAATTTTGCTTCAAGTTACAGCAAAAAAAGATGACAAGTACATTGTAAATATTCAGAGTATGGAAGCCTCAGAAAATAATGATGTTGTCTCTCTTATGTTACAAGCTGGATATGCAGAATATTGGGAAGTAGAACCAGAATATTGTCCCAAATCTGAAAGTGAATATTCAGTATTAAATTTAGAACCTAAAAGCAAAGTTAAAGTCCTATCTGCCCTTCTTGAAAGAGCCAAACCTAAAAAGTACCATTCAAATAAGCTTAAAGAAAGGACCTTATCTTTGTTAAAATCCCCAGCTGTTAatttctcagatttaaaaaatcctttcaccTTGTCTGTGGGACCGGAGTTGCTACGACCTTATAAAGAATATATGTTTAAACCAGGAACAGTGCTCGAAGTCAAGTGTTCTTCTTATTATGGCCCAGGTGACTTTTCCTGCCAGCTTCAATGTAAGTTAGAGGACCTAAAATTGTTAATGGAACAAATTCAGAATTACTACAGCGATCATTCTGATCCTTATCAAATTGGGCAGATTGCTTGTGTTGCTAAGTATTCCAAAGATGGGAAGTGGTATAGAGCTGCTATTTTGACTCAAGTATCAAGAAAAGAATTTGACGTGGTATTTGTTGATTATGGTTACCAAGAAAGGGTTTTAGTTAAAGATATTTGTGCCATTAACCCACGTTTCCTTTTTTTAGAAGGCCAAGCCTTCAGATGTAGTCTTAACCATTTAGTTGAACCCATCAGTTGTAAATTCAGTTGGACAAGAGAAGCATGCAGAGACTTtgggaattttatttcttcatctagaGGATTATTGACTTGTGTCATTTATGCCCTAGTTCTTATATATCCAAACTGTTTATGTAACTTAGTGGATTTACAATCTCCACTTACTAGTGCAAAAGAATTTCTTATTAATCATGGCTCAGCACAGTATAATACATTATCAAGGCCATTTCCATCTTCAGTTAGTCTTTACAGTTACTATTATTCTTCCTTTAACATAAAAATTGGAAGTGAGGAAGAAATATACATTTCTCACATCTATAGTCCTAAAAAGTTTTATTGCCAACTcagtagaaataataaagacctaGAGATGatagaaacaaaaatcacagaGATTAGTAACCTCAAAAATTATCCAAAATACGATCCTAGTAAAATGAGACTGTGCCTATCTAAGTATGTAGAAGATGGTCTCTCTTACCGAGCTTTAGCAACGCCAACAGACTCACTAACTGACTTTCTGGTCTATTTTGTAGACTTCGGAAATAAGCAGTTAGTAGAAGAAAGTACATTGAGGGCTATCTCAGATCAGTTTCCAGAGTTGCTGTTTACACCTATGCAAGCTATTAAGTGTTTTTTGTCAGATTTTAGAGATGTAGATATTCCAGTAGAAATCTGTAGCTGGTTTGAAGATAATTTCTTGGGCAAACCTTTAAGGGCAATAATATTGACCAGGGAGTCAGATGGCCAGCTTGGTGTAGAATTATATGATGGATGTCAACATataaatcaggaaattaaaatgtTGCTTCATGCTTATGGAAAAAAACTCTGTGACCAAGCACACTATGTGGAAAAGGGTCCTAAAATAAGTGAGAATAAGCGActtgctgtttctttgaaaggcaaaatagaaaaaaactatcACCATAATGTGATAAATAAAACTAAGCTAGTAACATACTCTGAAAGTAAAATAGATCAGTTAACAAATCCGGGAAGTACATATGCCAAGCTTttgaaaccatcagtttgttataAAATTGAGCCTGCctcaaaaaacaaagtgaaatctTTGAGTGATGGACTAAAAAATAAAGGTGTAAAAAGTATCTCTGGATTTGATGAAAATGATGTGGGCTGCAAATCAACAAGGGTTATATCGCAGTCTTTTATCCAAGAACTAAACCAAGCAGCTTCTCAAAACCTATCTACTCTTACTAGACCACAGATCAAAGATCTTCCTCAACCCCAGATTTACTTGAATGCCAAAGTTAAAGGATATGTTTCTAATATCAGTAATCCAGCAAGCTTCCATATCCAGCTTGCGGAGAATGAAAATGCAATCCTCAGACTTGCAGATGctctaaatgaaaaaagattgaatatagtgaaagagagaaagtccaCGAAGCCTATGGTGGGAGACCTGGTAGTTGCAGAATACTCTGGTGACCATGCCATTTACAGAGCcgttattaagaaaattttgcCAGGAAATTCTTTTGAAGTGGAGTTTATTGATTATGGTAACACTGCGGTAATAAGCACATCCAAAATTTATGAATTTCAGAGGGAATTCTTAACCGTTCCTCAGCTAGGAATCCATTCTTTTCTCAGTGGGGTCAAGTGGCATGAGCCTGATGAAATATGGGACAGTAAAACTGTGGATTATTTCATGTCAAGAGTGAGTAACAAAACCGTTTCTTGTGAATTTCTGAAGCAGCATGAGCAGAAATGGGAGGTCAATATCATCTGTGATGGAACATGTGTCATTAATGAACTAATGAAATGGACAGCCTGTTCAAAACTACAGAAGACTGTACTGCAGCTGCCTACAGCTGTCTCTCAAAAGGTGAGCTCTGGGgaggagaacaaaaggaaaaaaggaaagtcaaAGGAGTGCGAAGGTTCTGGGACTCTTCAACCATCTTGCCAACGGCTCGTTAAGATTCCTTTTGAAGAGTTAAGACCTGGACAACTTGAAAAGTCTGAGATACTTTATGTCTCAAAAAGTGGGACATTTTATGTGAAgttatccaaaaataaaaaaatattatcagatTTAACAGTATTCatcaataaagaagtaaaaaaccCCTCTTTATCGgtggaaaatattgaaaaaggttTAGAGTGCTTggcaaaatctaaaaaaaccttGAAATGGTATAGATCAGAAGTAGCAAAGAAGTGTGTTGATAAAGTGCTTGTTTTTTTAGTAGATCGTGGTAGGTATGAAATAGTACCTTTAGGGAATATCCGGCTGCTCAGTAAGGAGATTAGAAATATTCCAAGACAAGTTGTGCCTTGTAAGTGGATTTGGTTTGAAAATTTTAGAAACCGGTCATTTGAGTCCATTGTGTCTTTATTTGCTCATTTGGAAATAAGTATTCTTTTCTTGAAATACTTAAACTCTGTGTGGAAAGTCGACATTTTGGTAGATGGCCTGCTACTTCTAGAATACTTAAATACAGTTCATGCTGAAAACAAACTTAAATCTTCAGAAGCTATTTTTAATGTGACTCCTGTGTCGTCCTGTACAATGAGATCATATACTTGGGCCCAACTCCAAAACGGAAAGCGGTATTCAGGTATTGCCACAGCGGTTTGTGATCCGTCAGATTTCTGTGTTCAGTTAGAAGATTTCTTTGACACAATGAAATCGCTCTTTGTGCTGCTTTCTGATCTACCAGAAAACTTGCAAACAGTGCCTCAAGAGTGCATAACTCCTGGTGCTAGTTGTTTGTTCAAATACGATTTGGAagatcagtggaatagagtagaaatCTCTGAAGTCTCTAGTCAGTCCCTATTACTTGTGTTGATCGACTATGGATTTTCTGTTTGCATACCTTATTCAGATACAAAAAATCTGAAAGTTGTTCCTGTTGAACTTTTGGATATACCAAGGTTAAGTTATCCTTGTATCTTATATGGTATCTTACCTGCTAAGGAACAACACTGGGATGAAGATGTGAAAAGTTTCTTTCAAAACTTCCTAAGTAAACCAGGCTTAGTTTTTCAGTTTAGGAAGcataattttgaaacaaaactgaaagtagATGTCCTTCATGAGAAAAATAACTTGGCAGATTTGTTAGTTGCATCTGGTCTTGCAGTATATTCTGAAGATTCAGATCCTCTTAATGATGGAGGTACTACTACTGGACCTACTAAAGTCCAATATCAGTTACAGAGTAAGCCTGTTCTCCCACTATTAGATGAAAATtgttacaaaagagaaaatacaagttGTACATGCACTgagaaacaaaagctgaaagagaaAACTGTAAAGAGGAAAGAGGTCTGTAAGAACCTCTTAAGGAAAAGCCGTATCAGTAAAAGATTATATTCCAAAAACGTAGCTCTGAGGAAGAAGGCTGACTTTGGAAAACATAATCCCCAAAGTACTGCTATGTTTGATACGTGTTCAGCAGCTTCATTTTGGGAACTGCCTAATGGTTTAAAGACCAACACCAACTgcattgaaaacatttttgaaaaagtacCAACTgaagaaacacaggaaaagaacACAGTGGATTTGAGAATAGCAGTAAAAGCATTGCACGCTAATGAAAAAATAGTATCAGAGGACTACTTAAATG